Below is a window of Thermogemmata fonticola DNA.
CTGTACCAGCGTGCAAAGCGCTCCAGATCGCGGGTGTAAGCCGCCACCGTGTTGGCCGCCATGCCGCGCTCCGCTTGCAAATAATGCCGGAAGGCCAGAAGGTCAGAGCGTAGCTCGGTCACCGACATCCCTGCGTCCCCGCTCATTCCTATCAGGAGAATGATCAAGGTTTCTGAGCTGAAGCGGCGAACAATTCCCGCAAGACCGGCCGCAATTGGGCAAAAGCTGCCGCCCGATGGCTGAGACGCTGCTTGACTTCCGGGGGCAACTCGCCGAACGTCCGATCGTAAGGCGGCACCAGAAAAAGGGGATCATAGCCGAAGCCGCCTCGGCCTCGTTCCTGTTCTGCAATTCGGCCATAACAACGGCCTTCCACCTGCGCGATTACCTTTCCTGTGGGGTCAGCCAACACCGCAACGCAGATGTAATAGGCGTCCCGTTGCGCTCCCTGCAAACCTTGCATTTCCCGAAGCAGTTTGGCGTTGTTCGCGGCATCATCCCCATGCACACCTGCGTAAAGCGCGGAATCCACCCCCGGGGCGCCGCCCAAGGCCGGAACCACCAGCCCGCTGTCCTCACCGAGACACCATTCCCCAATCGCCAAGGCCGTCTGAACCGCTTTGAGCGTGGCATTGCCAGCAAAAGTCCCCGCGGTTTCCTCGACGCGCGGAGCCTGCGGATATGCGGACAGATCCACGATTTCCACAGGCACATCTGCCAGTAGCTCCGCCATTTCCCGTAACTTCTTGGGATTGCGACTTGCCAGAACCAAACGCGGAGGCGAAACGGATGAAGTCATGGCGCAATCTCACCGGGATGGCACCGCTCGCAGCCGGAAACCGGCAATCACTGCCCAACTATCCCTGGGCGCCCAGCGGAGTAAACCTTTCCCCAACCCATGTTTCCCCTTCAAGCAGCCTGGCGTTGCGGGTCGTGGTTCCTTTGGGAGCAAGAACGGAGATTGCGGCACTCGCGGACAATGTAGGGACGTTTCCCCTGGCTTTCAAAGTACACCCGCGTGAGAACCTCGCCCATTAGTCCCAGGGACAGAAATTGTATGCCGATGAGGCCGGTGACGGCTCCCAGCAGAAAAAGAGGGTTAGCGGTCATCCCCGGTCCGGTCGTATACTTCATGACCGCCGCCGCCATCACACC
It encodes the following:
- the rdgB gene encoding RdgB/HAM1 family non-canonical purine NTP pyrophosphatase, producing the protein MTSSVSPPRLVLASRNPKKLREMAELLADVPVEIVDLSAYPQAPRVEETAGTFAGNATLKAVQTALAIGEWCLGEDSGLVVPALGGAPGVDSALYAGVHGDDAANNAKLLREMQGLQGAQRDAYYICVAVLADPTGKVIAQVEGRCYGRIAEQERGRGGFGYDPLFLVPPYDRTFGELPPEVKQRLSHRAAAFAQLRPVLRELFAASAQKP